One region of Parambassis ranga chromosome 21, fParRan2.1, whole genome shotgun sequence genomic DNA includes:
- the sytl5 gene encoding synaptotagmin-like protein 5: MQTEGPMEQVEEDLNLSFLLDHERDMILKVLQKDEKLRKREEKRIRKLKNELLEIKRKGSRRPQELGERQCARCLKALGLIFDRGDLCEACQLRVCSECRVTAPNSRQWRCNVCAKISELKVVSGEWFLEERSKRFEQGVLSSDVIKQTIMSSPTTTDKKSTENLPAASEPEKPDTPRSSRSAVLNIMDAARKKGRMKMDKKGSRSPLKPENGVDSDSVRSVSDGDAQSMRSGRSAPSPLSNRGGPVALESSGIPTVPNNLRSQTPDKSSTCSDNRRVRPDGAESVASLHSSDGASEKKAGGHHRTDSGTPTISVSRASVSSDHSRSEMDLSVPGSEPSDDALSLRSRSVPGINETEFSDEDAEEDIDALMSAHSKTAGRRLSNAVSTSSTPGSERRWGYLNVPDSDAETSSINSMMSMYSETGDYGNARVSGEILLNISYSYKTGALNVLVKECHNLATGDERRQRTDAYVKTYLLPDTSRQSKRKTSIKANTINPVFNENLRYVISHSQLETRTLQVSVWHHDRFGHNSFLGEVELTFDSWEFDSQMEEWYSLQPKVESSIDSTMQYKGELTVVLKYIPAEKNLMLPLDQVQVKKSFLKGKKTSSFTLPKGGMVELLVKGAKNLTAVKSGGTSDPFVKGYLLPDNNKSTKHKTAAERRTVNPQWNHTFTYCGLQPGDLNNVCLELTVWDKEALASNVFLGGVRLGAGTGNSYGKEVDWMDSYGEEQQVWQRMIENPEVPQECTLMLRSSMRKHNT; encoded by the exons ATGCAGACTGAGGGACCaatggagcaggtggaggaggacctgAACCTGTCCTTTCTGCTGGACCATGAGAGAGATATGATCCTGAAGGTGCTGCAGAAAGATGAGAAGCTGAGGAAACGAGAGGAGAAGAGGATACG AAAGCTGAAGAATGAGCTGCTGGAGATTAAACGAAAAGGTTCCCGACGGCCCCAGGAACTGGGGGAGCGACAGTGTGCTCGCTGCCTCAAGGCCCTGGGTCTGATCTTTGACCGCGGAGATCTGTGCGAGGCGTGTCAGCTACGCGTCTGCAGCGAGTGCCGTGTTACGGCTCCCAATTCACGCCAGTGGAGGTGTAATGTTTGTGCCAAGATCTC GGAGCTGAAGGTGGTGAGTGGAGAGTGGTTCCTGGAGGAGCGATCCAAGCGCTTCGAGCAGGGAGTGCTGAGCAGTGATGTGATCAAACAGACAATCATGAGCAGCCCGACAA CGACAGACAAAAAGTCTACAGAGAACCTTCCAGCAGCTTCCGAACCAGAAAAACCTGACACACCAAGATCCAGCAGAAGTGCAGTGCTCAACATTATGGATGCCGCCAGGAAGAAAGG gaggatgaagatggatAAGAAAGGCAGCCGGTCCCCTCTGAAGCCAGAGAACGGAGTGGACAGCGACAGTGTCAGATCGGTTTCAGATGGAGATGCTCAGAGCATGCGAAGTGGCCGCTCTGCTCCAAGTCCGCTCTCCAACAG GGGTGGTCCGGTGGCTTTGGAGTCCTCAGGGATACCGACGGTACCCAACAACCTGCGTTCCCAAACTCCAGACAAATCCTCCACTTGCAGCGACAACCGGAGGGTCAGG CCTGATGGAGCAGAGAGTGTTGCCAGTTTACACTCCAGCGACGGAGCTTCAGAGAAGAAGGCCGGCGGCCATCACAGAACAGACTCTGGCACTCCAACCATTTCTGTGTCCAGGGCCTCTGTCTCCTCAG ATCACAGTCGCTCAGAGATGGACCTGTCAGTTCCTGGTTCTGAACCCAGCGATGATGCTCTCAGTCTCAGAAGCCGCTCGGTCCCTGGGATCAACGAAACG GAGTTTTCTGAtgaggatgcagaggaagaCATTGATGCCCTGATGTCGGCCCACAGCAAGACTGCAGGCCGCCGCCTCAGCAACGCAGTTTCAACG TCTTCCACTCCCGGCTCAGAAAGGAGGTGGGGATACCTCAATGTCCCTGACTCGGATGCTGAGACT AGCAGCATAAACAGTATGATGAGCATGTACAGCGAGACTGGTGACTATGGCAACGCCAGGGTGAGCGGCGAGATCCTGCTGAACATCAGCTACAGCTACAAAACCGGTGCTCTCAATGTCCTGGTGAAAGAGTGTCACAACCTTGCAACGGGAGACGAGAGGAGGCAACGCACAGACGC GTATGTAAAGACTTACCTGCTACCAGATACATCACGGCAGAGCAAGAGGAAGACGAGCATCAAGGCCAACACCATCAACCCTGTTTTCAATGAGAATCTGAGG TATGTGATCAGCCACTCCCAGCTGGAGACACGAACCCTGCAGGTGTCTGTGTGGCACCACGACCGCTTCGGACACAACAGCTTCCtgggagaggtggagctgacCTTCGACTCCTGGGAGTTTGACTCTCAGATGGAGGAGTGGTACTCCCTGCAGCCGAAG gtgGAGAGCAGCATAGACTCCACCATGCAGTATAAAGGTGAACTGACAGTCGTGTTGAAGTACATACCTGCGGAGAAGAACCTCATGCTGCCTCTGGACCAAGTACAAG TGAAGAAAAGTTTCCTGAAAGGCAAGAAGACAAGTAGCTTCACTCTGCCTAAAGGGGGCATGGTTGAGCTGCTGGTCAAAGGAGCCAAAAATCTAACTGCTGTGAAGTCTGGCGGCACCTCAGATCCGTTTGTGAAAGG ATATCTCCTTCCTGATAACAACAAATCAACCAAGCACAAGACAGCAGCGGAGCGTCGCACTGTGAACCCACAGTGGAACCACACCTTCACCTACTGCGGCCTGCAGCCCGGAGACCTCAACAATGTCTGCCTGGAGCTCACCGTGTGGGACAAAGAGGCTCTAGCCAGCAATGTCTTCCTGGGAGGAGTCCGGCTGGGAGCTGGCACAG GCAATAGCTATGGGAAAGAGGTGGACTGGATGGACTCGTACGGGGAGGAACAGCAGGTCTGGCAACGTATGATTGAAAACCCAGAAGTTCCTCAGGAGTGCACTTTGATGCTCAGATCCAGCATGCgcaaacacaacacatga